One genomic segment of Mycolicibacterium psychrotolerans includes these proteins:
- a CDS encoding mechanosensitive ion channel family protein — MDVYNLAFEWTETNRHWLLEVPIRIVAYILVVLVARYVLHRMIDRAATGRSRKNSASDDQAPARRPPLLRGLRERGQSSAASARAAERRQQRAKTIASVLKSTVSIVLLIWVALGILNVLGVNIAPFLASAGVVGLAIGFGAQNLVRDFVTGVFMLLEDQYGVGDTVDLGDAVGDVESVGLRVTTVRDIDGTLWYVRNGEIARVGNMSQDYAVARIEIPVAPTADVERAEKVALDAAHAAIDDPKIAAKVLGEPEMLGVQEVRSDQVTLRMTVKTRPGVQWSVQRRLRREILRAFDENGVELPYAGRLLAAVNGSAGE; from the coding sequence ATGGACGTATACAACCTCGCCTTCGAATGGACCGAAACCAACCGGCACTGGCTGCTCGAAGTTCCCATCCGGATCGTTGCGTACATTCTGGTCGTGCTCGTCGCACGGTATGTGCTGCATCGGATGATCGATCGGGCCGCCACCGGCAGATCCCGCAAGAATTCCGCGTCGGATGACCAGGCGCCGGCCAGGAGACCTCCGCTGCTGCGCGGCCTGCGCGAACGTGGGCAGTCCTCCGCCGCAAGTGCCCGAGCCGCCGAGCGCCGCCAGCAGCGCGCGAAGACCATCGCATCGGTGCTGAAGTCGACCGTCTCGATCGTGCTGCTGATCTGGGTTGCGCTGGGCATTCTCAACGTGCTCGGCGTCAACATTGCGCCGTTCCTCGCCTCGGCCGGCGTCGTCGGCCTGGCCATCGGCTTCGGCGCGCAGAACTTGGTGCGCGACTTCGTGACCGGCGTGTTCATGCTTCTCGAAGACCAGTACGGCGTCGGCGACACCGTGGACCTCGGGGACGCCGTCGGCGACGTCGAGAGTGTCGGCCTGCGCGTCACCACGGTGCGCGATATCGACGGCACCCTCTGGTACGTGCGCAACGGCGAGATCGCCCGCGTCGGCAACATGAGCCAGGACTACGCGGTCGCCCGCATCGAGATACCGGTCGCGCCCACCGCCGACGTCGAACGCGCAGAGAAGGTCGCCCTCGACGCCGCCCACGCCGCTATCGACGACCCGAAGATCGCCGCCAAGGTCCTCGGCGAACCCGAGATGCTCGGTGTTCAGGAGGTGCGGTCCGACCAGGTCACCCTGAGGATGACCGTCAAGACCCGGCCCGGCGTCCAATGGTCGGTCCAGCGCCGCCTGCGGCGCGAGATCCTGCGCGCCTTCGACGAGAACGGGGTCGAACTGCCCTATGCGGGGCGGCTCCTGGCCGCGGTCAACGGTTCCGCCGGCGAATAG
- a CDS encoding TetR/AcrR family transcriptional regulator: MTARRDVDQRIADATLQLLRTRGPRGVTVEAVTARSGIAKTTIYRRYRDRREMLSAALERLTTTQPPGADTAPRDRLCWVIEHAVEAVDAGIGFGGFAALLTDEDPEFTEVFRSILAGQRAALEQVIEDSWPGVDAATLIDALVGAYTAERARTGSVADGWEVRLFELFWPVVER, encoded by the coding sequence ATGACGGCGAGGCGCGACGTGGACCAGCGCATCGCCGATGCGACGCTGCAATTGCTGCGCACCCGCGGCCCGCGGGGAGTGACGGTCGAGGCCGTCACCGCCCGGTCGGGGATTGCGAAGACCACGATCTACCGGCGCTACCGGGACCGGCGCGAGATGCTGTCCGCCGCGCTGGAGCGGCTGACGACGACGCAACCGCCCGGCGCGGACACCGCACCGCGCGACCGGCTGTGCTGGGTGATCGAGCACGCCGTCGAGGCGGTCGACGCCGGCATCGGCTTCGGCGGCTTCGCGGCCCTGCTCACCGACGAGGACCCGGAGTTCACCGAGGTGTTCCGGAGCATCCTCGCCGGTCAGCGCGCGGCGCTGGAGCAGGTGATCGAGGACAGCTGGCCCGGCGTCGACGCCGCGACGCTGATCGACGCGCTGGTCGGGGCCTACACCGCCGAGCGTGCCCGCACCGGGTCGGTCGCCGACGGCTGGGAAGTGCGGCTGTTCGAGCTGTTCTGGCCGGTGGTCGAGCGCTGA
- a CDS encoding TIGR03617 family F420-dependent LLM class oxidoreductase → MQVDAMTMPQPLREVGDLARRTQAAGFSGLLFTETGRTPYLNAAVAAQAAPGLELSTGVAVAFPRSPFVTAATAWEVQEASGGAFRLGLGTQVRTHVVRRYGVDFEHPGPRLRDYVLAVKACFAAFRTGKLEHRGDFYSLDFITPQWSPGPIDVPDPKVDIAAVNPWMLRMAGEVADGIHVHPLGEPGYIRRHVLTNRAAGAEKSHRSPDDVAVIVPVMTIVGDTDEERHRERELVRASMSFYGSTPNYAFIWDEAGFEGTTARIREKQKAGDFAGMAAQITDDHIAAFATESTWDGLFDALRAKYDGLATRLVLYNALADREWFERYGEVARRLS, encoded by the coding sequence GTGCAGGTCGACGCGATGACGATGCCGCAGCCGCTGCGCGAGGTCGGCGACCTGGCCCGGCGCACGCAGGCCGCGGGGTTCTCGGGTCTGCTGTTCACCGAGACCGGGCGCACGCCGTATCTCAACGCGGCGGTGGCCGCACAGGCGGCGCCGGGGCTGGAGTTGTCGACGGGCGTGGCGGTGGCGTTCCCGCGCAGTCCGTTCGTGACGGCGGCGACGGCCTGGGAGGTGCAGGAGGCCTCGGGCGGCGCGTTCCGGCTGGGTCTGGGCACGCAGGTGCGCACGCACGTGGTCCGGCGCTACGGCGTGGATTTCGAACATCCGGGGCCGCGGCTGCGCGACTACGTGCTCGCGGTGAAGGCGTGCTTCGCGGCGTTCCGCACCGGGAAGCTCGAGCACCGCGGCGATTTCTACAGCCTCGACTTCATCACCCCGCAGTGGAGTCCGGGCCCGATCGACGTACCTGATCCGAAGGTCGACATCGCGGCCGTGAACCCGTGGATGCTGCGGATGGCCGGCGAGGTCGCCGACGGCATCCATGTGCACCCGCTGGGCGAGCCGGGCTACATCCGGCGCCACGTGCTGACCAATCGCGCTGCCGGCGCGGAGAAGTCGCACCGCTCCCCCGACGACGTCGCGGTGATCGTGCCGGTGATGACGATCGTCGGCGACACCGACGAGGAACGACATCGGGAACGCGAGCTGGTCCGGGCCAGCATGAGCTTCTACGGCAGCACGCCGAATTACGCGTTCATCTGGGACGAGGCCGGATTCGAAGGCACGACGGCGCGCATCCGGGAGAAGCAGAAGGCCGGTGACTTCGCCGGTATGGCCGCGCAGATCACTGACGACCACATCGCGGCGTTCGCGACGGAGTCGACGTGGGACGGCCTGTTTGACGCGCTGCGGGCGAAGTACGACGGGCTCGCGACGCGCCTGGTGCTGTACAACGCGCTGGCCGACCGCGAGTGGTTCGAGCGGTACGGGGAAGTGGCGCGGCGCCTTTCGTGA